One window from the genome of Maridesulfovibrio ferrireducens encodes:
- the yqeB gene encoding selenium-dependent molybdenum cofactor biosynthesis protein YqeB: MNKLTPPIIAIRGAGDLATGVALRLYRAGLKRIVMLETDHPLAVRRTVALSEAVYHGQVQVEEVNAQFADAIENIPAIWEAGKIAIICDPSGLHLPAIKPQILIDAIIAKRNLGTEITMAPLVIGLGPGFTAGKDVHRIVETKRGHHLSRVISSGSAEPNTGVPGNIGGYTIERVYWAEHGGIFSTRHDIGDKISKGDVLGDVDGTEVIAAISGVIRGLLSNGTPVTKKTKLGDIDPRATISYCNEVSDKALSIAGGVLEVVSAHIFSQE; the protein is encoded by the coding sequence ATGAATAAATTAACTCCTCCGATTATAGCTATTCGCGGAGCGGGAGATCTTGCCACAGGTGTAGCTTTGCGTCTTTACCGGGCAGGTCTGAAACGTATTGTAATGCTTGAAACAGATCACCCATTGGCAGTACGGCGTACAGTTGCACTATCTGAAGCAGTCTATCATGGACAGGTTCAAGTGGAAGAAGTAAATGCTCAGTTTGCTGATGCAATAGAGAATATTCCGGCAATCTGGGAAGCTGGGAAAATTGCCATTATATGTGATCCCTCCGGATTGCACCTGCCGGCTATCAAACCTCAGATTCTCATTGATGCTATCATCGCTAAACGTAACCTTGGCACCGAAATAACGATGGCTCCGCTCGTAATAGGTCTCGGGCCCGGCTTCACGGCTGGAAAAGATGTGCACAGGATTGTTGAAACCAAACGTGGTCATCATTTAAGCAGAGTTATTTCATCAGGCTCAGCGGAACCCAACACAGGAGTCCCCGGTAACATCGGCGGCTACACTATTGAACGGGTTTACTGGGCTGAACATGGCGGAATCTTTTCCACCCGTCACGATATCGGTGATAAAATTTCCAAAGGTGACGTTCTGGGCGATGTGGACGGAACAGAAGTGATAGCTGCCATTTCCGGTGTAATTCGAGGCTTGTTAAGCAACGGAACCCCGGTCACGAAAAAGACCAAGCTCGGTGATATCGATCCGCGGGCAACCATCTCATATTGCAACGAAGTTTCCGACAAGGCTCTCTCCATTGCCGGCGGAGTTCTCGAAGTTGTAAGCGCACATATTTTTTCACAGGAGTAA